From a region of the Daphnia magna isolate NIES linkage group LG1, ASM2063170v1.1, whole genome shotgun sequence genome:
- the LOC116928845 gene encoding uncharacterized protein LOC116928845 yields the protein MSNADIKSKCEQLAGFYCGDVDPTDLYGECLQFVYYVEDEVKERQKKESSPNEKERKKTLFETLYSRIKSNRLESSSPNIEIALRIFLSMMVTNCKGDRSFSKLKRIKNESWASTTEDRLNNLTLMSIESDLLNDIDFNDIISDFASRKSRSVPI from the coding sequence ATGAGTAACGCTGATATCAAAAGCAAATGTGAACAGCTCGCAGGATTTTATTGTGGTGACGTAGATCCAACGGATCTTTACGGAGAATGTCTGCAATTTGTCTATTACGTTGAAGACGAAGTGAAAGAAAGACAGAAGAAAGAATCATCTCCTAATGAAAAAGAGCGCAAGAAAACATTGTTTGAGACTCTGTATTCaagaatcaaatcaaatcgtCTAGAATCATCTTCCCCGAACATCGAGATTGCTCTTCGCATATTTTTGTCCATGATGGTAACCAACTGTAAAGGAGACCGGTCCTTTTCAAAACTCAAGCGGATCAAAAATGAAAGCTGGGCAAGCACTACAGAGGACCGCCTCAATAATTTAACTTTGATGAGCATCGAGTCCGATCTACTTAACGATATTGATTTCAATGATATTATCAGTGATTTTGCTAGTAGAAAATCTCGATCTGTTCCAATTTAA